A part of Paenibacillus donghaensis genomic DNA contains:
- a CDS encoding ROK family protein has protein sequence MRIGAIEAGGTKFVCGTGDESGRILDRISFPTEHPDVTLPKVIQYFQDKQVEAIGIGSFGPIDIRPDSPTYGYVTTTPKPGWGNYDMLGTLQRVFPVPLGWDTDVNAAAYGEAKWGAAQGLSSCLYYTVGTGVGVGVYSEGKIIHGLVHPEGGHVRTRRHPEDEFAGVCPYHGDCLEGMAAGPAIESRWGKPGHELPANHIAWEMEAFYFAESITSAILLLSPHKIILGGGVMQQQQLFPLIRQAVLRNLNGYVSSSTILDHMDEYIVPPGLGQQAGLCGALALGLEARNNQASTV, from the coding sequence ATGCGTATAGGAGCAATTGAAGCAGGTGGGACAAAATTCGTATGTGGGACCGGGGATGAAAGCGGGAGAATTCTGGATCGGATCAGCTTTCCAACCGAACATCCGGATGTAACCCTGCCCAAAGTCATTCAATATTTTCAAGACAAACAGGTGGAAGCCATTGGAATTGGATCGTTTGGTCCTATCGATATCCGTCCGGACAGTCCGACTTACGGTTACGTTACGACAACTCCTAAGCCGGGGTGGGGGAATTACGATATGCTGGGGACTTTACAGCGAGTCTTTCCGGTCCCGTTGGGCTGGGATACCGATGTCAATGCAGCAGCATATGGTGAGGCCAAATGGGGTGCTGCACAAGGATTGTCCAGTTGTTTGTACTATACCGTAGGCACGGGTGTCGGCGTCGGCGTGTATTCCGAAGGCAAAATCATACATGGTCTTGTACATCCTGAGGGTGGACATGTGCGGACTAGACGCCATCCTGAAGATGAATTCGCAGGTGTGTGCCCTTACCATGGGGACTGCCTCGAAGGAATGGCGGCAGGTCCTGCCATTGAATCAAGATGGGGGAAGCCGGGCCACGAGTTGCCGGCGAACCATATCGCATGGGAAATGGAAGCTTTCTATTTTGCTGAGTCCATTACCAGTGCCATTTTGCTTCTGTCTCCTCACAAAATTATTCTGGGCGGCGGCGTTATGCAGCAGCAGCAGCTGTTCCCGCTGATCCGGCAGGCGGTGCTCCGGAATCTGAACGGGTATGTCAGTTCAAGTACCATTCTGGATCACATGGATGAGTATATAGTTCCACCGGGTCTTGGCCAGCAGGCG